From Toxorhynchites rutilus septentrionalis strain SRP chromosome 2, ASM2978413v1, whole genome shotgun sequence, a single genomic window includes:
- the LOC129766144 gene encoding uncharacterized protein LOC129766144, with amino-acid sequence MYRMNQIHEADRDFQRILWRWSSDDVVKEYRLNTVTYGTKSASYLATKCVQQLLDAHRRQYPVAVGKAEKNTYVDDILTGAESEEEAILLRQQLTTMFASGGFHLRKWASNCTAVLNDIPAKDREVKSSIEINESRTIKALGIHWQPRSDEFQFSNTPNKILQPTKRIMLSQIASIFDPLGLLAPIIVRAKLILQQLWELRVDWDETLPGEFVQNWFSFEQSLSDLNYLQVPRRVIGVQQPTRIYLHGFSDASERAMGACVYIRAADERGNTSSHLLCAKSKLAPIGNGRTTLPRLELCAAVILARLMASVIAAISTPFIEIRAYSDSTVALAWIYGGASRWKTFVANRVAEITTLLPAINWQHLDTNNNPADLISRGALLAQIINNLLWCHGPCWTSTTSDHVSSQVLPALDVTLQRQVEREQRSIAVACIATYDNDFLDAMLSRYYPNLQLLIRITARILRFSHREFRTTNRLTPKEKDNAMRVYVRHVQSQHYWKEIFQLDSKREINSIRQLQSFLDENRLLRVGGRLQLSELNYESKHPILLPSHSTLTALILHHENREQLHCGPQSLLAAVPRRFWIVRGTSAARKTCRSCVECVRARPVPLHQMMGQLPADRLKPNPPFSITGID; translated from the coding sequence AtgtatcgcatgaaccaaaTCCACGAAGCGGATCGTGATTTCCAGCGGATCCTTTGGCGATGGTCTAGCGACGATGTAGTAAAAGAATATCGCCTAAACACCGTCACTTACGGGACGAAAAGTGCTTCATATCTGGCGACAAAATGTGTGCAGCAGCTATTAGACGCGCATCGTAGGCAGTATCCAGTAGCAGTAGGAAAAGCGGAGAAAAACACATATGTGGACGACATCTTAACGGGCGCTGAATCCGAAGAGGAAGCAATCCTACTACGTCAACAATTAACAACAATGTTTGCATCCGGTGGCTTTCATCTACGGAAGTGGGCATCGAACTGTACAGCTGTTCTAAATGACATCCCGGCGAAAGACAGAGAGGTGAAATCATCCATCGAGATCAACGAGTCCCGCACCATCAAGGCCCTCGGCATCCACTGGCAGCCACGCAGCGACGAGTTCCAGTTCTCCAACACACCGAACAAGATCCTTCAGCCCACAAAGCGGATTATGCTCTCGCAAATCGCCAGCATATTCGACCCTCTTGGACTACTGGCCCCAATCATCGTCAGAGCGAAGCTGATCCTGCAGCAGTTGTGGGAACTGAGGGTGGACTGGGATGAAACTCTCCCAGGTGAGTTTGttcaaaattggttttcatttgaGCAAAGCCTTTCCGATCTCAATTACTTACAGGTACCTCGACGAGTGATCGGCGTTCAACAACCGACCAGAATCTATCTGCACGGCTTCAGTGATGCGTCAGAGCGAGCCATGGGAGCGTGCGTCTACATTCGAGCTGCTGACGAAAGAGGAAACACATCATCACATCTGCTGTGCGCGAAATCTAAATTGGCGCCTATCGGAAATGGACGGACCACGTTACCTCGCCTGGAGCTGTGTGCGGCAGTGATTTTGGCCCGCCTGATGGCGAGCGTTATCGCGGCAATCTCAACCCCTTTCATCGAAATACGAGCTTATTCGGACTCCACAGTGGCACTAGCATGGATTTATGGCGGTGCGTCGAGATGGAAGACGTTTGTTGCCAACCGCGTGGCTGAAATCACCACATTACTTCCGGCAATCAACTGGCAGCACTTGGACACCAACAACAATCCTGCAGACTTGATCTCGCGCGGTGCTCTACTAGCGCAAATTATTAACAATTTACTCTGGTGTCACGGACCATGCTGGACAAGCACAACCAGTGACCATGTATCTTCACAAGTCCTTCCCGCGCTCGACGTGACTCTGCAGAGACAAGTAGAGAGAGAACAACGTTCAATTGCCGTAGCATGTATAGCTACGTATGATAATGACTTCCTCGACGCGATGTTATCTCGGTACTACCCAAACCTTCAGCTTCTTATACGCATCACGGCCCGGATACTACGTTTCAGTCATCGAGAATTTAGAACTACGAATCGTTTAACGCCAAAGGAAAAAGACAACGCAATGAGAGTGTATGTGCGGCACGTACAGAGCCAGCACTACTGGAAGGAAATCTTTCAACTGGACAGTAAACGGGAAATCAACTCGATCCGTCAACTGCAATCGTTTCTGGACGAAAACCGTCTCCTCAGGGTGGGCGGTAGACTGCAGCTGTCAGAACTCAACTACGAGTCGAAGCATCCGATCCTGCTGCCTAGCCACTCAACTCTCACCGCGCTTATTCTCCATCATGAGAATCGCGAGCAACTTCACTGTGGTCCGCAATCGTTACTAGCGGCGGTTCCACGGCGCTTTTGGATTGTTCGTGGAACGAGTGCAGCTCGGAAGACGTGTCGATCCTGCGTCGAATGTGTTCGTGCAAGACCAGTTCCATTGCATCAGATGATGGGTCAACTACCAGCGGATCGCTTGAAACCGAATCCGCCTTTCTCCATCACCGGCattgactaa